One Nocardioidaceae bacterium SCSIO 66511 genomic window carries:
- a CDS encoding anhydro-N-acetylmuramic acid kinase produces the protein MIVVAVASGTSADGCDVAAVEVAWDDTAIEMRVLGTDEYAFPDGLSARVLATLPPATPGMAEVCRLDTDLGKAFAAAAELGVRELAGGSADLVVSPGQTVFHDVVDDRCLGTLQLGQPAWIAERTGLAVVSDLRASDVAAGGHGAPLASTFDALWLAGLADGRPVAALNLGGIANASVVDPSARLLASFDTGPANCLLDVAAAQVSGGAFASDVDGRLALAGSVDERLLERLLADTYFDLAPPKSTGRELFSADFLASARAGLEVSDADLLATLTEFTARTIGDALRPYGVGEVVASGGGVRNPALMQAIERQLAPATLARAEDHGVDGDAKEVLLWALLGFLSWHGLPGTVHAGERVSTGAAEPRVLGRITRGAEALDLPTPRTSAPSALRLTLG, from the coding sequence CGGCACGGATGAGTATGCGTTTCCCGACGGGCTGTCCGCCCGGGTGCTCGCCACCTTGCCTCCGGCCACGCCCGGTATGGCCGAGGTGTGTCGCCTCGACACCGACCTGGGCAAGGCGTTCGCTGCGGCCGCGGAGCTCGGCGTACGCGAGCTGGCCGGCGGGTCGGCGGATCTTGTGGTCTCTCCGGGGCAGACGGTCTTTCACGATGTCGTCGACGACCGCTGTCTCGGCACTCTCCAGCTCGGCCAGCCAGCTTGGATCGCCGAGCGGACCGGCTTGGCGGTGGTCTCCGACCTTCGCGCGAGCGATGTCGCCGCCGGAGGACACGGCGCACCGTTGGCCAGCACCTTCGACGCATTGTGGCTTGCGGGCTTGGCGGACGGCAGACCGGTAGCCGCGTTGAACCTCGGCGGAATCGCGAACGCCTCTGTTGTCGATCCGTCGGCCCGACTACTCGCGTCATTCGACACCGGGCCCGCAAACTGCCTGCTCGATGTCGCGGCGGCGCAGGTGAGCGGCGGCGCGTTCGCGAGTGATGTCGACGGACGTCTGGCGCTCGCCGGCAGCGTCGACGAGCGACTCCTGGAGCGGTTGCTCGCGGACACGTACTTCGACCTGGCGCCGCCGAAGTCAACCGGCCGAGAGCTATTCTCGGCCGACTTCCTGGCGTCAGCCCGTGCGGGGCTCGAGGTGAGCGACGCCGATTTGCTCGCCACTCTGACGGAGTTCACAGCTCGTACGATCGGCGATGCACTGCGTCCCTACGGCGTCGGAGAGGTCGTCGCGTCGGGTGGCGGAGTACGTAATCCCGCGCTGATGCAGGCGATCGAGCGTCAGCTGGCGCCGGCGACGCTCGCTCGCGCGGAAGACCACGGAGTCGACGGCGATGCGAAGGAAGTGCTGCTGTGGGCGCTGCTCGGCTTCCTGAGCTGGCACGGGCTACCCGGTACTGTGCATGCCGGTGAACGCGTCAGCACCGGAGCAGCCGAACCGCGCGTACTCGGCCGCATCACCCGAGGTGCCGAAGCGCTCGACCTACCGACACCGAGAACCTCGGCGCCGAGCGCGCTGCGGCTGACCCTCGGATGA
- a CDS encoding lysyl oxidase family protein, which produces MKTMSKIRRFIVSGVVVMAAAAVPAISSTAQSPAASAADDEPPLTLRASSKSVTVWKYGKWADLDLGTYAVAGSQPFEVRATRTSYAKRIKGVVKREGGDLKLPQGSVKAFRGLRDFYRLTIKNKDGKKVLDKTKSFCPDAESVRVDPDAPANSPYPLACGGRMPFTLGNVWGVQAGHGIPIPPAYTTRAKLPVGKYSTTVAITKKYRKALGIAKSQGVVTLTMRVRKTKDCDRYGCREHRHSHHAGDIAKPGERPTGVSRIPESGPVPDLRSVPAWGIRVRKGKYLAFSATVWNAGDSPLVVDGFRRKNKDLMDAYQYFFDADGNQTGYDKVGTMEWDPREDHHHWHFTDFARYRLVDADKKGIVRSKKEAFCLANTDAVDYTVEGANWQPDNTDLHTACGEKSSLGLREVLDSGNGDTYEQFRPGQSFVLKNIPNGTYYIEVRANPIKNLTESDTSNNVTYRKVILGGKPGARTVKVPPVGLIDHK; this is translated from the coding sequence ATGAAGACAATGAGCAAGATTCGACGATTCATCGTCTCGGGGGTGGTCGTCATGGCCGCCGCGGCCGTTCCGGCCATCAGTAGCACAGCCCAGTCGCCGGCGGCGAGCGCTGCCGACGACGAACCTCCACTGACGCTGCGGGCGAGCTCGAAGTCCGTCACCGTCTGGAAGTACGGAAAGTGGGCCGATCTCGACCTCGGTACGTACGCCGTCGCGGGTAGCCAACCGTTCGAGGTACGCGCGACCCGTACGTCATACGCCAAGCGGATCAAGGGGGTGGTCAAGCGCGAAGGCGGTGACCTGAAGCTGCCGCAAGGCTCGGTCAAGGCGTTCCGCGGGCTGCGCGACTTCTACCGGTTGACCATCAAGAACAAGGACGGCAAGAAGGTCCTCGACAAGACCAAGTCGTTCTGTCCGGACGCCGAGTCCGTCCGCGTCGACCCCGATGCGCCGGCGAACTCCCCGTACCCGTTGGCGTGCGGCGGTCGGATGCCGTTCACGCTCGGCAACGTGTGGGGTGTGCAGGCGGGCCACGGCATTCCGATTCCGCCGGCGTACACCACTCGGGCAAAGCTGCCGGTTGGCAAGTACTCGACCACCGTTGCGATCACGAAGAAGTACCGCAAGGCGCTCGGCATTGCGAAGTCCCAGGGCGTCGTGACGCTCACGATGCGTGTCCGTAAGACGAAGGACTGCGACCGCTACGGGTGCCGCGAGCACCGCCACAGCCATCACGCGGGCGACATCGCCAAGCCGGGTGAGCGACCCACCGGAGTCTCTCGCATTCCGGAGTCCGGTCCGGTGCCCGATCTGCGTTCGGTGCCCGCATGGGGCATCCGGGTACGGAAAGGCAAGTACCTCGCGTTCTCGGCGACCGTCTGGAACGCCGGTGACTCACCGCTCGTCGTCGACGGCTTCCGCCGGAAGAACAAGGATCTGATGGACGCCTACCAGTACTTCTTCGACGCCGACGGCAACCAAACCGGGTACGACAAGGTCGGCACGATGGAGTGGGATCCGCGAGAGGACCACCATCACTGGCACTTCACCGACTTCGCGCGATACCGGCTCGTGGATGCAGACAAGAAGGGGATCGTACGGAGCAAGAAGGAGGCGTTCTGTCTCGCAAACACCGACGCGGTCGACTACACCGTCGAGGGTGCCAACTGGCAGCCGGACAACACAGACCTCCACACGGCGTGCGGTGAGAAGAGCTCACTCGGTCTGCGTGAGGTGCTCGACAGCGGCAACGGCGATACCTACGAGCAGTTCCGTCCGGGGCAGTCGTTCGTACTGAAGAACATCCCGAACGGCACGTACTACATCGAGGTACGCGCCAACCCGATCAAGAACCTCACCGAGAGCGACACCAGTAACAACGTCACGTACCGAAAGGTGATCCTCGGCGGCAAGCCGGGAGCCCGCACGGTCAAGGTTCCGCCGGTCGGTCTGATCGACCACAAGTAG
- a CDS encoding TetR/AcrR family transcriptional regulator — protein sequence MAGRRSVAQARDTRTAILRTAADMASVDGLDGLTVGRLASVLKMSKAGVIGHFGSKLELQLATINHAAEIFVAKVWAPVEQLEPGLPRLLGVCDTWMDYESGPTFPGGCLLASASFEFDHKPGPVHDELATRLQRWHQRLAADAATAVEAGDLPAETDPDRVAHMLWALAVSVSPNRGFHLDDEAVDHVRRSMRSLLTA from the coding sequence GTGGCAGGACGTCGATCGGTCGCGCAGGCGCGCGACACCCGCACCGCGATCCTTCGCACGGCCGCAGACATGGCCTCGGTCGACGGGCTCGACGGGTTGACCGTCGGTCGGCTCGCGAGCGTGTTGAAGATGAGTAAGGCCGGCGTGATCGGCCACTTCGGCTCCAAGCTCGAGCTCCAACTCGCGACGATCAACCATGCCGCCGAGATCTTCGTCGCCAAGGTGTGGGCACCCGTTGAGCAGCTCGAGCCCGGGCTCCCCCGGTTGCTGGGCGTCTGTGACACCTGGATGGACTACGAGTCCGGTCCCACCTTCCCGGGCGGCTGCCTCCTGGCATCGGCTTCGTTCGAGTTCGACCACAAACCCGGACCGGTGCACGACGAGCTCGCCACACGACTTCAGCGTTGGCATCAACGCCTCGCCGCCGACGCCGCAACTGCGGTCGAGGCCGGCGACCTGCCGGCCGAAACCGACCCCGACCGCGTTGCCCACATGCTCTGGGCACTGGCAGTCAGCGTTTCCCCGAACCGCGGGTTCCACCTCGATGACGAGGCCGTCGACCACGTACGCCGATCCATGCGATCACTGCTCACTGCGTGA
- a CDS encoding MFS transporter, producing MLDTRSRYRRTLLVACGGSFLAFLDVTITNLAMPDIGRDFDGVPITDLSWVVTLYTVVFAALLAPAGRMADVVGRRRLLGTGMFVFTVGSLVAAAAPTYAVLLGARAVQGIGAALLLPASLAYVLADSPPERRPAAIGLWSASAAMAAALGPAIGGVLVDAAGWRWLFCINVPIGIWFVYDTLRLPSVEGSRSGWPDWFGTTLLGGGVLAVVLGTTQGEAWGWSDVRTVAAIGLGLASFAAAVWRSTLHPRPAFATHLWRSRTYVAANVVSVWFGASLFAWLLVGVLFLTTVWHYSELQAGLAMSPGGALAAVVGIAVSRATRRPSPRLLVVTGSVVLTAIGGVVAVWLPQDPAFLAFWLPVGLVSGAAVGAVSVGVSSAAALAVAPGDFASATGLNVAMRQIGGAIGVAVMAAVLSAGTSALDLDAYRTVYLMCAAATLVSAVAGVFLVLPGVPATKQTGHASAAP from the coding sequence ATGCTCGACACCCGGTCCAGGTATCGCCGTACGCTGCTCGTCGCCTGCGGTGGTTCGTTTCTGGCGTTTCTCGACGTGACGATCACCAACCTCGCGATGCCCGACATCGGTCGCGACTTCGACGGAGTGCCGATCACGGACTTGTCCTGGGTCGTCACGCTTTACACCGTCGTGTTCGCCGCCCTGCTCGCGCCCGCCGGCCGGATGGCCGATGTGGTCGGTCGCCGCCGATTGCTCGGCACAGGCATGTTCGTGTTCACGGTTGGATCGCTGGTGGCTGCGGCGGCACCGACGTACGCCGTGCTGCTCGGCGCCCGTGCCGTACAGGGGATAGGTGCGGCGTTGTTGCTCCCGGCTTCGCTCGCGTACGTATTGGCGGACTCGCCGCCCGAGCGACGCCCGGCCGCGATCGGGCTGTGGAGCGCCTCGGCAGCGATGGCTGCAGCGCTCGGACCGGCGATCGGCGGCGTCTTGGTCGATGCCGCCGGGTGGCGCTGGCTGTTCTGCATCAATGTGCCCATCGGCATCTGGTTCGTGTACGACACACTGCGCCTACCGAGTGTCGAAGGGTCGCGCAGTGGGTGGCCGGACTGGTTCGGCACGACCTTGCTCGGCGGCGGAGTGCTTGCCGTCGTGCTCGGCACGACCCAGGGGGAGGCGTGGGGATGGTCCGACGTGCGCACCGTCGCGGCGATCGGCCTCGGCTTGGCTTCCTTCGCCGCTGCCGTCTGGCGTTCGACCCTGCATCCGCGCCCGGCGTTCGCGACCCATCTGTGGCGGTCCCGTACGTACGTCGCGGCGAATGTCGTGTCGGTCTGGTTCGGTGCTTCCCTGTTCGCCTGGTTGCTCGTCGGTGTCCTGTTCCTCACCACCGTGTGGCATTACTCCGAGCTGCAGGCAGGTCTGGCGATGTCGCCAGGTGGAGCCCTCGCTGCCGTCGTCGGTATCGCGGTGAGTCGGGCGACCCGACGCCCATCGCCTCGGCTGCTGGTCGTCACGGGCAGCGTCGTTCTCACCGCCATCGGAGGGGTGGTCGCGGTATGGCTGCCGCAAGATCCGGCGTTCCTTGCGTTCTGGCTGCCGGTTGGGCTGGTGAGCGGAGCGGCCGTCGGTGCGGTCAGCGTCGGCGTTTCCAGCGCCGCGGCACTCGCAGTCGCGCCCGGAGACTTCGCGTCGGCCACGGGGCTGAACGTCGCCATGCGTCAGATCGGAGGAGCGATCGGTGTCGCGGTGATGGCCGCCGTGCTCAGTGCGGGCACCTCCGCGCTCGACCTCGATGCGTACCGGACGGTGTACCTCATGTGCGCCGCCGCGACCCTCGTCTCGGCCGTTGCAGGTGTGTTCCTGGTGTTGCCCGGTGTGCCGGCTACCAAGCAGACCGGGCACGCCTCCGCCGCGCCGTGA
- a CDS encoding ATP-binding protein produces the protein MIVWLNGAFGVGKTRTARELMLLVPHSRIIDPEHLGWALQHTIGWMQRGDFQHLRSWRRGTVALVGTAARTGTNVIVPMSVLRPDYLDEMLDRLRDAGHEVRHLTLDAPEAVLHARIAEDEEEPDATEWRRTHIDNYTAVRDELAARGQTVDASLRPPDAVATEIAESLDLLSA, from the coding sequence GTGATCGTTTGGCTCAATGGAGCGTTCGGGGTCGGCAAGACGAGGACGGCCAGGGAGTTGATGCTGCTGGTACCGCATTCGCGCATCATCGACCCCGAGCATCTCGGCTGGGCACTCCAGCACACCATCGGCTGGATGCAGCGCGGAGACTTCCAGCATCTGCGCTCCTGGCGACGCGGCACGGTGGCACTCGTGGGTACGGCGGCGCGTACGGGTACGAACGTGATCGTGCCGATGTCGGTGCTGCGCCCCGACTACCTCGACGAGATGCTCGACCGACTCCGCGACGCCGGTCACGAGGTCCGCCACCTCACCCTCGATGCGCCCGAGGCCGTGCTGCACGCTCGGATCGCCGAGGACGAGGAGGAGCCCGACGCAACCGAGTGGCGGCGTACGCACATCGACAACTACACCGCGGTGCGCGATGAGCTGGCTGCTCGCGGGCAGACGGTCGACGCGAGCCTGCGCCCACCGGACGCAGTCGCTACCGAGATCGCGGAGAGCCTCGATCTGCTGTCGGCTTGA
- a CDS encoding pyridoxal phosphate-dependent aminotransferase — translation MKERSQRTQGMSTTIFARMSQLAVETDSVNLGQGFPDTDGPAYVIEAAVDAMHSGRNQYAPGPGTPELRHAIARHQKRCYDIDLDPDTEVAVSAGATEAIAAAVLGLIDPGDEVLVLEPYYDSYVAVMRMVDAVRKPITLRPPDFRLDIDRLRAAVTPKTTAMLINSPHNPTGMVLNEQERAAIAEVAVEHDLVVITDEVYEHLTYDGRTHVPLATLPGMAERTLTISSGGKTFSLTGWKIGWASGPASLVQAMLSAKQFMTYTSGAPLQPAIALALDSADDYLSDLTRRMQAQRDRLCEGLAGAGFRTYVPEGGYFVTTDIAPLGFDDGIEFCLALPERAGVVAVPYQVFYDDAGDARTLVRWAFSKRLEVIDEGVARLRKAFG, via the coding sequence ATGAAGGAACGCAGCCAGCGCACTCAGGGCATGAGCACGACGATCTTCGCGCGCATGTCGCAGCTCGCCGTCGAGACCGACTCGGTGAACCTCGGCCAGGGGTTTCCCGACACCGATGGCCCTGCGTACGTCATCGAAGCCGCCGTCGACGCGATGCACAGCGGTCGCAACCAGTACGCGCCCGGCCCCGGCACACCCGAGCTGCGGCACGCGATCGCACGGCACCAGAAGCGTTGCTACGACATCGACCTCGACCCCGACACCGAGGTCGCAGTGAGCGCCGGCGCGACTGAGGCGATCGCTGCAGCGGTCCTCGGGCTCATCGACCCCGGCGATGAAGTGCTCGTGCTCGAGCCGTACTACGACTCTTACGTCGCGGTCATGCGCATGGTCGATGCCGTACGAAAGCCGATCACATTGCGCCCGCCCGACTTCCGACTCGACATCGACCGGCTCCGGGCGGCGGTGACGCCCAAGACCACCGCGATGCTCATCAACTCGCCGCACAACCCGACCGGCATGGTCCTCAACGAGCAGGAACGTGCAGCGATCGCGGAGGTCGCCGTCGAACACGATCTGGTCGTGATCACCGACGAGGTGTACGAACACCTCACGTACGACGGCCGAACCCACGTACCGCTGGCAACGCTGCCCGGCATGGCCGAGCGGACGCTCACGATCTCCAGCGGCGGTAAGACGTTCTCGCTGACCGGCTGGAAGATCGGGTGGGCGAGCGGCCCGGCTTCCCTGGTGCAGGCGATGTTGTCGGCGAAGCAGTTCATGACGTACACCTCGGGCGCACCACTGCAACCGGCCATCGCACTCGCCCTCGACAGTGCAGACGACTACCTCTCGGACCTCACCCGCCGAATGCAGGCCCAACGCGACCGACTGTGCGAAGGTCTGGCCGGCGCGGGCTTTCGTACGTACGTGCCCGAGGGCGGCTACTTCGTCACCACCGACATCGCGCCACTCGGATTCGACGACGGCATCGAGTTCTGCCTCGCCCTGCCGGAGCGCGCCGGCGTCGTCGCCGTGCCCTACCAGGTCTTCTACGACGACGCGGGCGACGCAAGAACCCTCGTACGCTGGGCGTTCAGCAAGCGACTCGAGGTGATCGACGAAGGTGTCGCAAGATTGCGCAAGGCTTTCGGTTAG
- a CDS encoding MarR family winged helix-turn-helix transcriptional regulator, translated as MSDPFEEIQFEAMLLGRYLTPNRNQAGDSTLDRSAYTLLSRLELEGPMSIGQLSDAFGLDSSTLNRQTAAMLRSGLVERIPDPDGGMARKFAVTDTGLRELSTDRASKLAGLRKVLEDWPDDDVVELAKYLRRFNTEIELRDGRPWPRERE; from the coding sequence TTGAGCGACCCGTTCGAGGAGATCCAATTCGAGGCGATGCTGTTGGGTCGGTATCTGACGCCCAACCGGAACCAAGCCGGTGACAGCACCCTCGACCGCAGCGCGTACACCCTGTTGAGCCGCCTGGAGCTCGAAGGTCCGATGTCGATCGGCCAGCTCAGCGACGCATTCGGACTCGACTCCTCGACGCTCAATCGGCAGACCGCGGCGATGCTGCGCTCGGGTCTCGTCGAGCGGATCCCCGACCCCGACGGCGGAATGGCCCGCAAGTTCGCCGTCACCGATACCGGGCTGCGCGAGCTGTCCACCGACCGGGCGTCGAAGCTCGCCGGCCTGCGCAAGGTGCTGGAGGACTGGCCGGACGACGACGTCGTCGAGCTGGCGAAGTACTTACGCCGGTTCAACACCGAGATCGAGCTCCGCGACGGACGCCCGTGGCCGCGCGAACGCGAGTGA
- a CDS encoding MFS transporter, which yields MSSSLAQADRQQTAAHPNAIVVVLAFAGITAAIMQTLVVPLIGELPIILDTSASNASWVVTATLLAAAVATPVSGRLGDLYGKRRVMLACAAVLIVGSGVCALASSVTPMVVGRCLQGAGMGLIPLGISAMRDLIPAERLGTSIALMSASMGIGGALGLPVSAAVAENASWRILFWGATALAVLVGLLIAFLVPATPVSARGKFDPIGAVGLGTGLICLLLAVSKGADWGWGSATTVGLFVAAAAALLAWGWYELRTPDPLVDLRVTARPVVLLTNAASLVVGFAMYAQSLIIPQLLQLPEETGYGLGQSMVEMGLWMLPGGLMMMLVSPLGAKVSHAYGPKVTLAIGAAIVAVGYLSAVVLMGSTWGLTLSVCICSGGVGLAYGAMPALIMGSVPLSETASANSFNTLMRSVGTSVAGAVVGVVLAEMTINLGGYVVPSENGFKAGLLIGAGVALVAAVIASAIPTRASQAAEDQIEHAAA from the coding sequence GTGTCGTCATCACTCGCCCAAGCGGACCGGCAACAGACCGCCGCTCACCCCAACGCCATCGTCGTCGTCCTCGCTTTCGCCGGCATCACCGCGGCGATCATGCAGACCCTGGTCGTACCGCTGATCGGCGAGCTGCCGATCATCCTCGACACCTCCGCATCAAATGCCTCCTGGGTCGTCACGGCGACCCTGTTGGCGGCGGCGGTCGCGACTCCGGTCAGCGGCCGACTCGGCGACCTGTACGGGAAACGGCGGGTCATGCTTGCCTGCGCAGCCGTTCTGATCGTCGGCTCGGGAGTGTGTGCACTGGCGTCGTCGGTGACGCCGATGGTCGTCGGCCGTTGCCTCCAGGGCGCGGGGATGGGACTCATCCCGCTCGGCATCAGCGCCATGCGCGACCTCATTCCCGCCGAACGGTTGGGTACGTCGATCGCCTTGATGAGCGCGTCCATGGGTATCGGCGGCGCGCTCGGCCTGCCCGTCTCGGCCGCGGTCGCGGAGAACGCGAGCTGGCGGATCCTGTTCTGGGGCGCCACCGCTCTCGCCGTGCTCGTCGGCCTGCTGATCGCGTTCTTGGTACCCGCGACTCCGGTCAGCGCACGCGGGAAGTTCGACCCGATCGGCGCGGTCGGTCTGGGCACCGGCCTGATCTGCCTGCTGCTCGCCGTGTCCAAAGGCGCCGACTGGGGCTGGGGAAGCGCGACGACGGTCGGGCTGTTCGTGGCCGCGGCCGCGGCACTGCTCGCGTGGGGCTGGTACGAGCTGCGTACGCCTGACCCGCTCGTCGACCTCCGGGTCACGGCTCGCCCAGTCGTGCTCCTGACCAACGCCGCCTCCCTCGTCGTCGGGTTCGCGATGTACGCCCAGTCGCTGATCATTCCGCAGTTGCTGCAGCTGCCGGAGGAGACCGGCTACGGGCTCGGGCAGAGCATGGTCGAGATGGGCTTGTGGATGCTCCCGGGTGGTTTGATGATGATGCTCGTCTCGCCACTCGGCGCGAAGGTCTCGCATGCGTACGGACCGAAGGTCACCCTCGCGATCGGGGCGGCCATTGTGGCCGTCGGCTATCTCTCGGCCGTCGTGCTGATGGGATCGACCTGGGGTCTGACCCTGTCGGTGTGCATTTGCAGCGGCGGTGTCGGACTCGCGTACGGAGCGATGCCCGCACTCATCATGGGCTCGGTTCCTTTGTCGGAGACGGCGTCGGCGAACAGCTTCAACACCTTGATGCGGTCGGTCGGCACCTCCGTCGCCGGTGCGGTCGTCGGTGTGGTGCTCGCCGAGATGACCATCAACCTCGGCGGGTACGTGGTGCCGAGCGAGAACGGCTTCAAGGCAGGCCTGTTGATCGGGGCCGGGGTCGCTCTCGTGGCCGCGGTGATCGCATCGGCGATTCCGACGAGAGCCAGCCAGGCGGCCGAAGACCAGATCGAGCACGCCGCGGCGTGA
- the pyrE gene encoding orotate phosphoribosyltransferase, translating to MTDRDALIEQIRKKAVVHGRVTLSSGKEADYYVDLRRVTLDAEAAPLIGRTMLELTADLDFDAVGGLTLGADPVATSMLHQAAEQGRRLDAFVVRKAEKQHGMQRRIEGPDVSGRRVLAVEDTSTTGGSVMTAVEALEEAGATVVGVAVIVDRDTGSRERIGEAGYEYLYAFDKDDLGLS from the coding sequence ATGACAGACCGGGACGCCCTGATCGAGCAGATTCGCAAGAAGGCCGTCGTACACGGTCGGGTGACGTTGTCGTCAGGCAAAGAGGCCGACTACTACGTCGATCTGCGTCGCGTCACGCTCGACGCCGAGGCCGCACCGCTGATCGGTCGTACGATGCTGGAGCTGACAGCAGACCTCGACTTCGACGCCGTCGGCGGGCTGACCCTCGGCGCAGACCCGGTCGCCACCTCGATGCTGCATCAGGCGGCAGAGCAGGGTCGGCGCCTCGATGCGTTCGTCGTACGAAAGGCCGAGAAGCAGCACGGTATGCAACGCCGGATCGAAGGGCCCGACGTCAGCGGCCGGCGCGTACTCGCCGTCGAAGACACCTCGACAACAGGCGGCTCGGTGATGACCGCGGTCGAGGCGCTCGAGGAGGCGGGTGCGACGGTCGTCGGGGTCGCCGTCATCGTCGACCGGGACACCGGTTCGCGAGAGCGGATCGGCGAGGCGGGCTATGAGTACCTGTACGCGTTCGACAAGGATGACCTGGGACTCTCGTGA
- a CDS encoding RNA methyltransferase: protein MTDLPGVGPWPGEWPDDPRYDPELLRDGDRRNVVDHYRYWRMDAIVADLDERRHPFHVAIENWQHDFNIGSIVRTANAFLAAEVHVVGRRRWNRRGAMVTDRYQHVRHHESVEDFAAWASAESLAVVGIDNVDGSVPIETAALARECVLVFGQEGPGLSDEMRAACRTTLEITQFGSTRSINVGAAAAIAMHTWIRQHTSTSPRG, encoded by the coding sequence GTGACCGACCTGCCGGGCGTCGGACCGTGGCCGGGTGAGTGGCCGGACGACCCGAGGTACGACCCCGAGCTGCTGCGCGACGGCGACCGGCGAAACGTCGTCGATCACTACCGCTATTGGCGGATGGACGCGATCGTGGCCGATCTCGACGAGCGCCGGCATCCGTTCCACGTGGCGATCGAGAACTGGCAGCACGACTTCAACATCGGCTCGATCGTCCGTACGGCCAACGCGTTCCTGGCGGCCGAAGTTCACGTCGTAGGGCGGCGGCGCTGGAACCGCCGAGGCGCGATGGTGACCGACCGCTACCAGCATGTACGCCACCACGAGTCGGTCGAGGACTTCGCCGCCTGGGCATCGGCCGAGTCGCTGGCGGTCGTCGGCATCGACAACGTCGACGGGTCGGTTCCGATCGAGACGGCCGCGCTCGCACGTGAGTGCGTGCTGGTGTTCGGCCAGGAGGGCCCAGGCCTGTCCGACGAAATGCGCGCCGCCTGTCGGACGACGTTGGAGATCACGCAGTTCGGGTCGACCCGCTCGATCAACGTCGGCGCCGCCGCCGCGATCGCCATGCACACCTGGATCCGCCAGCACACGTCCACTTCCCCGCGCGGCTAG
- a CDS encoding FAD-dependent oxidoreductase, producing MGTRRVIVVGGDAAGMAAAATAKRRAGDELEVVAFERGGWTSYSACGIPYWVGGQVPSPHDLVARTPEEHRRRGIDVRLGVEVTELDPEAGKIATRDADGAVGSHEYDELVLATGAEPAVPDLPGVDAAGIHVVHTIDDGQRVLDDIAGAAPRNAVVVGGGYVGLEVAESFVHRDIPTTLITRSATPMSSLDPDMGARVHEAMQRDGIDVRVSSPARGFAVADGRVRAVETDSGPVEADVVVLGVGVRARSRLASDAGLTVGAGDGIVVDSRQRADVARHVWAAGDCSQTYDRLTDRGVHIALGTHANKQGLVIGRNLTGDDVEFPGVLSTSITKACSSEISRTGLGERDAAEAGFDAVAVSIDTTTRSGYYPGAEPMTVKLIADRASRRVLGAQIVGGSGAAMRIDSVAMALWSGSSVDDLMFADLAYAPPFSSVWDPVQVAARALVSQLG from the coding sequence ATGGGTACGAGACGCGTCATAGTGGTCGGCGGTGACGCAGCGGGTATGGCCGCAGCAGCCACCGCAAAGCGCCGAGCCGGTGACGAACTCGAGGTCGTCGCCTTCGAGCGAGGAGGTTGGACGTCGTACTCCGCATGCGGCATTCCGTACTGGGTCGGTGGCCAGGTGCCGTCGCCGCACGATCTGGTGGCGCGTACGCCCGAGGAGCACCGTCGGCGCGGGATCGACGTGCGCTTGGGCGTCGAGGTGACCGAGCTGGACCCGGAAGCCGGCAAGATCGCGACCCGCGACGCAGATGGTGCGGTGGGCAGCCACGAGTACGACGAGCTCGTGCTGGCGACCGGCGCCGAACCAGCGGTTCCCGATCTGCCGGGCGTCGACGCGGCCGGGATCCATGTCGTGCACACGATCGACGACGGTCAGCGCGTCCTCGACGACATCGCGGGAGCTGCTCCCCGGAACGCGGTGGTGGTCGGCGGCGGCTATGTCGGCCTCGAAGTCGCAGAGTCGTTCGTACATCGCGACATCCCGACGACGCTCATCACGCGGTCTGCCACTCCGATGTCGTCCCTCGACCCCGACATGGGCGCCAGGGTGCACGAGGCGATGCAGCGCGACGGCATCGACGTACGCGTGTCGAGCCCTGCCCGTGGATTCGCCGTTGCCGACGGGAGAGTACGCGCCGTCGAGACCGACAGCGGACCGGTCGAGGCCGACGTCGTGGTTCTCGGGGTCGGCGTGCGTGCTCGGTCGCGGCTGGCATCCGACGCCGGGCTGACCGTGGGAGCAGGCGACGGCATCGTGGTCGACTCGCGCCAGCGCGCCGATGTCGCACGCCATGTCTGGGCGGCCGGCGACTGTTCACAGACGTACGACCGACTCACCGACCGCGGCGTGCACATCGCGCTGGGTACGCACGCCAACAAGCAGGGCCTCGTGATCGGTCGCAACCTGACCGGCGACGATGTCGAGTTTCCCGGTGTGCTCTCGACCTCGATCACAAAGGCGTGCTCGAGCGAGATCTCCCGTACCGGCCTAGGTGAACGCGATGCGGCCGAGGCGGGGTTCGACGCCGTCGCGGTTTCGATCGATACGACGACGCGATCGGGCTACTACCCAGGTGCGGAGCCGATGACGGTCAAGCTGATCGCCGATCGCGCGAGCCGGCGCGTACTCGGTGCACAGATCGTCGGCGGTTCGGGTGCGGCGATGCGCATCGACTCGGTCGCGATGGCCCTCTGGTCGGGTTCGAGCGTTGACGACCTGATGTTCGCCGACCTCGCCTACGCGCCTCCGTTCTCGAGTGTCTGGGATCCGGTGCAGGTCGCTGCCCGCGCGCTGGTGTCACAGTTAGGATGA